In the Salarias fasciatus chromosome 13, fSalaFa1.1, whole genome shotgun sequence genome, one interval contains:
- the ldb3a gene encoding LIM domain-binding protein 3 produces MSCYSVTLPGPGPWGFRLQGGKDFNMPLTISRITPGSKAAQGNLIQGDVIVAIDGVGTDGMTHLEAQNKIKMANYNLSLTMTKAKRPIPMAPPRMDAAISLIPHQQVFSPAPPNAGFHPGVLKDTHQPIEVKGPGGKATIIHAQYNTPISMYSQDAIMDAIAGQTQAKGHDVSHYGAPPIMHQAPQGPPIQQYQPMPQQYQQPPTLQAPPPQQYQQPPTLQAPPPQQYQPIPQQYQQPPTLQAPPPQQYQPMPQQYQPMPQQYQQPPTQQNPPTQQSSIQIPVGSAPPKVVTTACIYPSQPAPAPVPPQPRPPAAAPAPPPADPDSSNRPPWITDTNFAGKFDPGKTTTKIQPLPLPQAAPPPPAYHPNPSPAGPPAPRPGPISPSPAPFMPVARGVAQRAERFAASSRTPLCGACNSVIRGPFLVALGRSWHPEEFNCHYCHMSLADVSFVEEQNSVYCENCYEEFFAPTCARCNTKIMGEVMHALRQTWHTTCFVCAACGKAFGNSLFHMEDGEPYCEKDYIALFSTKCHGCDFPVEAGDKFIEALGHTWHDTCFICAVCHLNLEGQPFYSKKDKPLCKKHAHAINV; encoded by the exons ATGAGCTGCTACAGCGTGACTCTGCCGGGCCCCGGGCCCTGGGGCTTCAGGCTGCAGGGCGGAAAGGACTTCAACATGCCACTCACCATCTCCAGG ATCACTCCGGGCAGCAAGGCGGCGCAGGGGAACCTGATCCAGGGGGACGTGATCGTGGCCATTGACGGCGTCGGCACGGATGGGATGACCCACCTGGAGGCCCAGAACAAGATCAAGATGGCCAACTACAACCTGTCGCTCACCATGACCAA GGCGAAGCGCCCCATCCCCATGGCCCCGCCCAGAATGGACGCCGCCATCTCGCTGATCCCTCACCAGCAG GTCTTTTCCCCTGCACCTCCCAA CGCCGGCTTTCACCCGGGCGTGCTGAAGGACACCCACCAGCCCATCGAGGTGAAGGGTCCCGGGGGAAAGGCCACCATCATCCACGCCCAGTACAACACGCCCATCAGCATGTACTCCCAGGACGCCATCATGGACGCCATCGCCGGCCAGACGCAGGCCAAAGGGCATGACGTCAG CCATTATGGAGCtcctcccatcatgcatcaggctCCTCAAGGCCCTCCCATTCAGCAGTACCAGCCAATGCctcagcagtaccagcagccaCCCACActgcaggccccgccccctcagcagtaccagcagccaCCCACActgcaggccccgccccctcagcaGTACCAGCCAATCCctcagcagtaccagcagccaCCCACActgcaggccccgcccccacagcAGTACCAGCCAATGCCTCAGCAGTACCAGCCAATGCctcagcagtaccagcagccgCCCACGCAGCAGAACCCCCCCACTCAACAGAGCTCCATCCAGATCCCGGTTGGCTCCGCCCCTCCGAAGGTGGTGACCACAGCGTGTATTTACCCTTCCCAGCCAG cCCCAGCTCCAGTCCCAccgcagccccgccccccagctGCTGCCCCAGCCCCACCCCCTGCTGATCCCGACTCCTCCAACAGACCGCCCTGGATCACCGACACTAATTTCGCGGGCAAGTTCGACCCGGGTAAGACCACCACCAAGATCcagccgctgccgctgccgcaggccgcccctcccccgccggcCTACCACCCCAACCCCTCCCCTGCCGGGCCTCCGGCCCCCAGGCCCGGCCCCATCAgccccagccccgcccctttcaTGCCTGTGGCCAGGGGCGTGGCTCAGAGGGCGGAGAGGTTCGCCGCCAGCAGCCGCACGCCGCTTTGTGGGGCCTGCAACAGCGTCATCAG GGGCCCCTTCCTGGTGGCCCTCGGACGGTCCTGGCACCCCGAGGAGTTCAACTGTCACTACTGCCACATGTCCCTGGCTGACGTCAGCTTCGTGGAGGAACAGAACAGCGTCTACTGCGAGAACTGCTACGAGGAGTTCTTCGCCCCCACCTGTGCTCGCTGCAACACCAAGATCATGGGG gagGTGATGCACGCTCTGCGGCAGACGTGGCACACTACCTGCTTCGTGTGTGCAGCCTGTGGAAAAGCCTTCGGAAACAGCCTCTTCCACATGGAGGACGGAGAGCCGTACTGCGAGAAAG actACATCGCCCTGTTCAGCACTAAGTGTCACGGCTGTGACTTCCCCGTGGAGGCCGGGGATAAGTTCATTGAGGCTCTGGGCCACACCTGGCACGACACCTGCTTCATCTGCGCA GTCTGCCACTtgaacctggagggacagcCGTTCTACTCCAAGAAGGACAAACCGTTGTGCAAGAAGCACGCCCACGCCATCAACGTGTAG